Proteins from a genomic interval of Aquabacterium sp. J223:
- a CDS encoding response regulator, whose protein sequence is MTPVLIVDDHPILRHGIGQLVGRESDFTVCGEAGSVDEALTVLATRHVELMVVDLSLEQRSGLELIRLARSRHPQVRSLVLSMHDERLQAERALRAGARGYVMKQEATRKIVAALRAVREGQVYVSEAIASDLLERLTGAAEASPGGLKGLSEREAEVLRLIGRGLKTGEIARALHRSVHTIETHRASIKRKLGLKTAAELSRAAYALDDEAR, encoded by the coding sequence ATGACGCCGGTCTTGATCGTCGACGACCACCCCATCCTGCGGCATGGCATCGGCCAGCTGGTCGGCCGCGAGAGCGACTTCACGGTCTGCGGCGAGGCGGGCAGCGTCGACGAGGCGCTGACGGTGTTGGCCACGCGGCACGTCGAGCTGATGGTGGTCGACCTGTCGCTCGAACAGCGGTCGGGGCTGGAGCTGATCCGGCTGGCCAGGTCCCGGCACCCGCAGGTGCGCAGCCTGGTGCTGTCCATGCACGACGAGCGGCTGCAGGCCGAGCGCGCGCTGCGCGCCGGTGCCCGCGGCTACGTGATGAAGCAGGAGGCCACGCGCAAGATCGTCGCCGCGCTGCGGGCGGTGCGCGAGGGGCAGGTCTACGTCAGCGAGGCCATCGCCAGCGACCTGCTGGAGCGCCTCACTGGCGCGGCCGAGGCGAGCCCCGGCGGCCTGAAGGGGTTGAGCGAACGCGAGGCCGAGGTGCTGCGCCTCATCGGCCGCGGGCTGAAGACCGGCGAAATCGCCCGCGCCCTGCACCGCAGCGTCCACACCATCGAAACCCACCGCGCCAGCATCAAGCGCAAGCTGGGGCTGAAGACCGCCGCCGAGCTGTCACGGGCCGCGTATGCACTGGACGACGAGGCGCGTTGA
- a CDS encoding ABC transporter permease, protein MRRDLAPGLHALSVGALFILLSMLFFVAIGREPLHLLREIAEAAAGSGYAAGESLVRATPILLCALATVVPARLGLISVGAEGQLCAGAIAGTGAVLVGCSSLTIVLASRRPRGALWSLLPALLRVGARVNETIATLMLNYVAALAITWLVYGPWKSPHSQGWPASIEFPDAVRLPSLGDSRVHAGLFIALALAIALHALFTRTRWGLVLDVLRSNPRLAPLAGLNFDRQVLLTMGLGGALAGLAGIAETGAVQGRLQPDLAQGAGLSGFLVAWLAGRRIGPVVVLSLLVGALLAAGGWPADDHAGAVVGHAGGAGPAVRLAAGGGRLEGRPWLRPPTRCSTAWRSPPCAAPRRCCWCCWANA, encoded by the coding sequence ATGAGGCGGGACCTTGCCCCGGGGCTGCACGCGCTGAGCGTCGGCGCGCTGTTCATCCTGCTGTCGATGCTGTTCTTCGTGGCCATCGGCCGCGAGCCGCTGCACTTGCTGCGCGAGATCGCGGAGGCGGCCGCCGGCAGCGGTTATGCCGCGGGCGAATCGCTGGTGCGCGCCACGCCCATCCTGCTGTGCGCGCTGGCCACCGTGGTGCCGGCCCGGCTGGGGCTGATCTCGGTGGGCGCGGAGGGGCAGCTGTGCGCCGGCGCCATCGCCGGCACTGGCGCGGTGCTGGTGGGCTGCTCGTCGCTGACCATCGTGCTGGCCTCGCGGCGCCCTCGGGGGGCACTGTGGTCGCTGCTGCCAGCGCTGCTGCGGGTGGGCGCGCGGGTCAACGAGACGATCGCCACGCTGATGCTCAACTACGTGGCGGCACTGGCGATCACCTGGCTGGTCTACGGCCCGTGGAAGAGCCCGCACAGCCAGGGCTGGCCGGCCAGCATCGAGTTCCCCGACGCCGTTCGCCTGCCCAGCCTGGGCGATTCACGGGTGCACGCCGGGCTGTTCATCGCGCTGGCGCTGGCGATCGCGCTGCACGCGCTGTTCACCCGCACGCGCTGGGGGCTGGTGCTCGATGTGCTGCGCAGCAACCCGCGGCTGGCGCCGCTGGCCGGGCTGAACTTCGATCGCCAGGTGCTGCTGACCATGGGCCTGGGCGGTGCGCTGGCCGGCCTGGCCGGCATCGCCGAGACCGGCGCGGTGCAGGGCCGCCTGCAGCCCGACCTGGCCCAGGGGGCGGGCCTGAGCGGTTTCCTCGTCGCCTGGCTGGCGGGCCGGCGCATCGGGCCGGTGGTCGTTCTGTCGCTGCTGGTCGGTGCGCTGCTGGCGGCGGGGGGATGGCCTGCAGATGACCACGCAGGTGCCGTCGTCGGCCACGCTGGTGGTGCAGGGCCTGCTGTTCGTCTCGCTGCTGGCGGTGGGCGGCTGGAGGGCCGGCCGTGGCTGAGGCCGCCGACGCGCTGCTCAACGGCCTGGCGGTCTCCACCGTGCGCAGCGCCACGCCGCTGCTGCTGGTGCTGCTGGGCGAATGCCTGA
- a CDS encoding formate dehydrogenase subunit delta: MSNDSTQHLVRMANSIGDFFVAMPDPQEVDDGIAGHIRKFWEPRMRRQLFAHLDAGGEGLSPAVLQSLRAHREALCPSPPDEVPPPTGG, encoded by the coding sequence ATGAGCAACGACTCGACCCAGCATTTGGTCCGCATGGCCAACAGCATCGGCGACTTCTTCGTCGCCATGCCCGACCCGCAGGAAGTGGACGACGGGATCGCCGGTCACATCCGGAAGTTCTGGGAGCCGCGCATGCGCCGGCAGCTCTTCGCGCACCTGGACGCCGGCGGCGAAGGCCTCAGCCCGGCCGTGCTGCAGTCGCTGCGGGCCCACCGCGAAGCGCTGTGCCCCTCCCCGCCCGACGAGGTGCCGCCGCCGACGGGCGGCTGA
- a CDS encoding FAD-dependent oxidoreductase, with the protein MESSAVDLNTHVRTPLSAAHVQRLREVGEVVRFEAGETIVAFGSPNEAFFYLLEGEAAAWDEVTGQRYGNATMGPSQFTGEMSFLTGGTAQLTIRAVTPVTALRVPRAAMLQALADLPEMSDIVITVLAGRRRRLIESGQAGLTLIGPEVDRAVRRIEAFAAQNRIAYRALALGSAEALQLAQRCGVPSDRGAVVLGERSVLPDPTPHSLARRLGLDLAVEDGATFDTVIVGAGPAGLAAAVYAGAEGLCALVVDETAVGGQAATSSRIENYMGFPTGISGADLCARGEIQSLKFGTRFAVPRRVTALHREGHAFAVTLDDGVVVRARSLVVATGVQYRRLPLDRLAQFEGAGVSYAATELEARHVAGRTAVVIGGGNSAGQAAMFLSRRAQRVHLVVRGASLAASMSDYLIERIRRNDAITLHHHAEVTALHGSQTLEAVTLREAGVETRVETAGLFVMVGAQPNTGWLSGLVELDAKGFVVTGEGYATSCPGIFAVGDVRAGSVKRVAAAVGEGSVVISKVWAHAAQGGRHA; encoded by the coding sequence ATGGAAAGCTCCGCCGTCGACCTCAACACCCATGTGCGAACGCCGCTGTCGGCCGCCCATGTGCAGCGGCTGCGCGAGGTCGGCGAGGTGGTGCGCTTCGAGGCGGGCGAGACGATCGTCGCCTTCGGCTCGCCCAACGAGGCGTTCTTCTACCTGCTGGAAGGCGAGGCGGCGGCCTGGGACGAGGTCACCGGCCAGCGCTACGGCAACGCCACGATGGGCCCGTCGCAGTTCACCGGCGAGATGAGTTTCCTCACCGGCGGCACGGCGCAGCTGACCATCCGGGCGGTGACGCCGGTCACCGCCCTGCGCGTGCCGCGCGCCGCCATGCTGCAGGCCCTGGCCGACCTGCCGGAGATGAGCGACATCGTGATCACGGTGCTGGCCGGGCGGCGGCGTCGCCTGATCGAGAGCGGCCAGGCCGGCCTGACGCTCATCGGGCCCGAGGTGGACCGCGCGGTGCGCCGGATCGAGGCCTTCGCGGCGCAGAACCGCATCGCCTACCGGGCCCTCGCGCTGGGCAGCGCCGAGGCCCTGCAGCTGGCGCAGCGCTGCGGCGTGCCGTCGGACCGCGGCGCGGTGGTGCTGGGCGAACGCAGCGTGCTGCCCGATCCCACCCCGCACAGCCTGGCGCGGCGCCTGGGGCTGGACCTGGCCGTGGAGGACGGCGCGACGTTCGACACGGTGATCGTCGGCGCCGGCCCCGCCGGGCTGGCGGCGGCGGTGTACGCCGGCGCCGAAGGCCTGTGCGCGCTGGTGGTCGACGAGACCGCCGTCGGCGGGCAGGCCGCCACCTCGTCGCGGATCGAGAACTACATGGGCTTCCCCACCGGCATCTCCGGCGCCGACCTGTGCGCGCGCGGCGAGATCCAGTCGCTGAAGTTCGGCACGCGCTTCGCGGTGCCGCGGCGGGTGACGGCGCTGCACCGCGAGGGTCACGCCTTCGCCGTCACGCTCGACGACGGCGTGGTGGTGCGGGCGCGTTCGCTGGTGGTGGCCACCGGGGTGCAGTACCGGCGCCTGCCGCTGGACCGGCTGGCGCAGTTCGAGGGCGCGGGCGTGTCCTACGCCGCCACCGAGCTGGAGGCGCGGCACGTCGCGGGCCGCACCGCGGTGGTCATCGGCGGCGGCAACTCCGCCGGCCAGGCCGCGATGTTCCTCAGCCGCCGGGCGCAGCGCGTGCACCTGGTGGTGCGTGGCGCCTCGCTGGCGGCGTCGATGTCGGACTACCTGATCGAACGGATCCGCAGGAACGACGCCATCACCCTGCACCACCATGCCGAGGTGACGGCGCTGCACGGGTCGCAGACGCTGGAGGCGGTGACGCTGCGCGAGGCCGGCGTCGAGACCCGCGTGGAGACCGCGGGCCTGTTCGTCATGGTCGGCGCGCAGCCCAACACCGGCTGGCTGTCCGGCCTGGTCGAGCTGGACGCCAAGGGCTTCGTCGTCACCGGCGAGGGCTACGCCACCTCCTGCCCCGGCATCTTCGCGGTGGGCGACGTGCGGGCCGGGTCGGTCAAGCGCGTGGCGGCGGCCGTGGGGGAAGGATCGGTGGTCATCTCCAAGGTCTGGGCGCACGCCGCGCAGGGCGGGCGGCACGCCTGA
- a CDS encoding ABC transporter ATP-binding protein: MTSVPAAPIDLRLQRLDKRFGAVTAVAAADLHVRGGEVLALLGENGAGKSTLMKLLYGVLTPDAGSIHVDGAEVRIASPREAMALGIGMVFQQFSLVPALSVRENLALAVPSSPWWLGRRGRRLRALDDHLHTLAPGLDAEASASSLAVGQLQLVELAKVLLSIGSPQGGARQARCVILDEPSAVLTPAEAERLWALIRGLTARGVAVVLITHKLADVRACADRVAVMRAGRVVAQVAAEDATDARIVNWMVGEAPPPVRAPRAPDDRAPVRLALAGVCAGRARQATLEVRAGEIVGVAGVSGSGQTDLAEAVAGLRPLQAGEVILDGTLLRAPRLPSRPTPQLGVIPSEPARNAVAPELSLAVNLALKRLRTLPFMPRRSALLHDADALIARFGVRPADARASARALSGGNLQKLVIARELHDAPVAVVACYPTMGLDVAASAQVYDTLFGLATQGCAVLWVSEDLDDLLRHAHRIAVMFDGRLVTVADASRTSAQALGAWMSGQPASTPVSMKVAA; this comes from the coding sequence ATGACGTCGGTGCCCGCCGCCCCCATCGATCTCCGCCTGCAGCGCCTCGACAAGCGCTTCGGCGCCGTCACCGCGGTGGCCGCCGCGGACCTGCACGTCCGCGGCGGCGAGGTGCTGGCCCTGCTGGGCGAGAACGGCGCCGGCAAGAGCACGCTGATGAAGCTGCTCTACGGCGTGCTGACGCCGGACGCCGGCAGCATCCACGTCGACGGCGCCGAGGTGCGCATCGCGTCGCCGCGGGAGGCGATGGCACTCGGCATCGGCATGGTGTTCCAGCAGTTCAGCCTCGTCCCGGCGCTGTCGGTGCGCGAGAACCTGGCGCTGGCGGTGCCGTCTTCGCCATGGTGGCTGGGACGCCGTGGCCGGCGGCTGCGGGCGCTCGATGACCACTTGCACACGTTGGCACCGGGACTCGACGCCGAGGCGTCGGCGTCCTCGTTGGCGGTGGGCCAGTTGCAGCTGGTCGAGCTCGCCAAGGTGCTGTTGTCGATCGGTTCGCCGCAGGGCGGGGCGCGCCAGGCGCGCTGCGTCATCCTCGACGAGCCCAGCGCGGTGCTCACCCCGGCCGAGGCCGAGCGGCTGTGGGCGCTTATCCGCGGCCTGACCGCGCGCGGCGTGGCCGTCGTGCTCATCACGCACAAGCTGGCCGACGTGCGGGCCTGCGCCGACCGGGTGGCGGTGATGCGTGCCGGTCGGGTGGTGGCCCAGGTGGCGGCCGAGGACGCCACTGATGCACGCATCGTCAACTGGATGGTGGGCGAGGCGCCGCCGCCGGTGCGGGCGCCGCGGGCGCCGGACGACCGGGCGCCGGTGCGGCTGGCCCTGGCCGGCGTCTGCGCCGGCCGGGCGCGGCAGGCCACCCTCGAGGTGCGGGCCGGCGAGATCGTCGGCGTCGCCGGCGTGTCGGGCAGTGGTCAGACCGACCTGGCCGAGGCGGTGGCCGGTCTGCGCCCGTTGCAGGCCGGCGAGGTGATCCTCGACGGCACGCTGCTGCGGGCGCCACGCCTGCCGTCGCGGCCGACGCCGCAGCTCGGCGTCATCCCGAGCGAGCCGGCGCGCAACGCGGTGGCGCCCGAGTTGTCGCTGGCGGTCAACCTGGCGCTCAAGCGGTTGCGCACGCTGCCCTTCATGCCGCGCCGGTCGGCGCTGCTGCACGATGCCGACGCGCTGATCGCGCGCTTCGGCGTGCGCCCGGCCGATGCGCGGGCGTCGGCGCGGGCGCTGTCCGGCGGCAACCTGCAGAAGCTGGTCATCGCCCGCGAGCTGCACGACGCGCCGGTGGCGGTGGTCGCCTGCTACCCGACCATGGGCCTGGACGTGGCCGCCAGCGCGCAGGTCTACGACACGCTGTTCGGCTTGGCAACGCAGGGCTGCGCGGTGCTCTGGGTCAGCGAGGACCTGGACGACCTGCTGCGCCATGCGCACCGCATCGCGGTGATGTTCGACGGCCGGCTGGTGACGGTGGCCGACGCCTCGCGCACCAGCGCGCAGGCGCTGGGGGCATGGATGAGCGGACAGCCGGCGTCGACGCCGGTGTCGATGAAGGTCGCGGCATGA
- a CDS encoding RidA family protein, whose amino-acid sequence MSVVEDRLAELGLELPVPPTPIANFVPWRLHGGLVWLAGQVNEWNGTVPFVGKVGREFDLAQGQQAARLCALNLLACLKLACGGDLQRVRGCVNVGGFVNCAPAFEFVPAVVNGASDLFVALWGEAGRHARTAVGVASLPRRAAVEVNAVFAVDALG is encoded by the coding sequence ATGAGTGTTGTGGAAGACCGGTTGGCCGAACTGGGGCTTGAGCTGCCGGTGCCACCCACCCCCATCGCCAACTTCGTGCCTTGGCGGCTGCACGGCGGCCTGGTCTGGCTGGCCGGCCAGGTCAACGAATGGAACGGCACGGTGCCCTTCGTCGGCAAGGTCGGCCGCGAGTTCGACCTGGCGCAGGGCCAGCAGGCGGCGCGGCTGTGCGCCTTGAACCTGCTGGCCTGCCTGAAGCTGGCCTGCGGTGGCGACCTCCAGCGGGTGCGCGGCTGCGTGAACGTCGGCGGTTTCGTCAACTGCGCGCCGGCGTTCGAGTTCGTGCCGGCGGTGGTCAACGGCGCCTCCGACCTGTTCGTCGCGCTCTGGGGCGAGGCCGGCCGGCATGCCCGCACCGCGGTGGGCGTGGCCAGCCTGCCGCGGCGCGCCGCCGTGGAGGTGAACGCGGTGTTCGCCGTCGACGCGCTGGGGTAA
- a CDS encoding MASE1 domain-containing protein gives MTTLPVPLTPSLPGALPRALTQGLLLALAYGAAARLGLAYSSLAPNVTLVWAPTGLSLFVLLRWGPRPAWGIVLGDLIANAGTGASVAAILGISLGNLVQTFFGWWALRRVGFDNALGRVRDVVALLALGTAGAALSAAIGPTALWLDGTLPTEALRDVALQWWMGDAAGVVVLTPWLLAWWQRPRRLAPRALAQAVLLALVLLALCVLVFGPLVRAGYYPASLALFPMAVWAALRFGLRGATLLTLAVTVAAVWGTVRGTGPFVDGDLTSSLVRWWVFANVITVTSLLLAAAQGERDAARAQAIRDRDFGDAILDAEGALVVVLDAQGRILRINRSLEQATGFAAHDVVGRLFEDALIPEAQHDKVAGHAELLRLRVSDRARLDSGLRCRQGPPITVSWTASALRDRDGRMTHAIVSGVDVSARVAAAEALRHARRVLEQRVAERTRDLAQANDALQVQMAERARLEQELLQLAEQSQQHFGRELHDGLGQHLTATAIQAELLARDLEAAGAAQAQRSAEQIEAMVSDAVAQARRLAHGLFPVAMDDDGLTAALRTLADSTERQTRRRCTLRVSGAVDLPDHAMAIHVYRIAQEALANALKHAPGAAIEIELMQDGPMPALHVRNGAGGGAAAATGGIGLRLMRHRAQLIGAALQAGPDGEGGWRVVLAWPGNERHDGERA, from the coding sequence ATGACCACGCTGCCCGTGCCGCTGACACCGTCCCTGCCCGGGGCACTGCCCCGCGCGTTGACGCAGGGCCTGCTGCTGGCGCTGGCCTACGGCGCGGCGGCGCGCCTCGGGCTGGCCTACTCCAGCCTGGCGCCCAACGTCACGTTGGTCTGGGCGCCCACCGGCCTGAGCCTGTTCGTGCTGTTGCGCTGGGGGCCGCGCCCGGCCTGGGGCATCGTGCTGGGCGACCTCATCGCCAATGCCGGCACGGGGGCGTCGGTGGCGGCCATCCTCGGCATCTCGCTGGGCAACCTGGTGCAGACCTTCTTCGGCTGGTGGGCGTTGCGCCGGGTGGGCTTCGACAACGCCCTCGGCCGCGTGCGCGACGTGGTGGCGCTGCTGGCCCTGGGCACCGCCGGTGCGGCGTTGAGCGCGGCCATCGGCCCCACCGCGCTGTGGCTGGACGGGACGCTGCCCACCGAGGCGCTGCGCGACGTGGCGCTGCAGTGGTGGATGGGCGATGCGGCGGGCGTGGTGGTGCTCACGCCCTGGCTGCTGGCCTGGTGGCAGCGGCCGCGCCGGCTGGCGCCCCGCGCGTTGGCGCAGGCGGTGCTGCTGGCGCTGGTGCTGCTCGCCTTGTGCGTGCTGGTGTTCGGGCCCTTGGTGCGGGCCGGCTACTACCCGGCGTCGCTGGCGCTGTTTCCGATGGCGGTGTGGGCCGCGCTGCGGTTCGGTCTGCGCGGGGCCACGCTGCTGACGCTGGCCGTCACGGTGGCGGCGGTGTGGGGCACGGTGCGCGGCACGGGCCCCTTCGTCGACGGCGACCTCACCAGCAGCCTGGTGCGCTGGTGGGTGTTCGCCAACGTCATCACCGTCACCAGCCTGCTGCTGGCCGCCGCGCAGGGCGAGCGCGACGCGGCCCGCGCCCAGGCCATCCGCGACCGCGACTTCGGCGATGCCATCCTCGATGCCGAGGGCGCGCTGGTCGTCGTGCTGGATGCCCAGGGCCGCATCCTGCGCATCAACCGCAGCCTGGAGCAGGCCACCGGCTTTGCCGCGCACGACGTGGTGGGTCGGCTGTTCGAGGACGCGCTCATCCCCGAGGCGCAACACGACAAGGTGGCCGGCCATGCCGAGCTGCTGCGCCTGCGGGTGAGCGACCGGGCACGGCTGGACAGCGGCCTGCGCTGCCGCCAGGGTCCGCCGATCACGGTGTCGTGGACCGCCAGCGCGCTGCGCGACCGCGACGGCCGCATGACCCACGCCATCGTGTCCGGCGTCGACGTCAGCGCCCGCGTGGCCGCGGCCGAGGCGTTGCGCCATGCCCGGCGCGTGCTGGAGCAGCGCGTGGCCGAACGCACCCGCGACCTGGCGCAGGCGAACGACGCCCTGCAGGTGCAGATGGCCGAGCGCGCGCGACTGGAGCAGGAGCTGCTGCAGTTGGCCGAGCAGTCGCAGCAGCACTTCGGCCGCGAGCTGCACGACGGGCTGGGCCAGCACCTGACCGCCACCGCCATCCAGGCCGAGCTGCTGGCGCGCGACCTGGAGGCTGCCGGCGCGGCGCAGGCCCAGCGCAGCGCCGAGCAGATCGAGGCCATGGTCAGCGACGCGGTGGCGCAGGCGCGCCGCCTGGCGCATGGCCTGTTCCCGGTGGCGATGGACGACGACGGCCTGACCGCCGCGCTGCGCACCCTTGCCGACAGCACCGAGCGGCAGACGCGTCGGCGCTGCACCCTGCGGGTGTCGGGTGCGGTGGACCTGCCAGACCACGCGATGGCCATTCACGTCTACCGCATCGCCCAGGAGGCGCTCGCCAATGCGCTGAAGCATGCACCCGGCGCGGCCATCGAGATCGAACTCATGCAGGACGGGCCGATGCCGGCGCTGCACGTCCGCAACGGCGCCGGCGGTGGCGCGGCCGCGGCCACCGGCGGCATCGGCCTGCGGTTGATGCGGCACCGTGCCCAGCTCATCGGTGCCGCGCTCCAGGCCGGGCCGGACGGCGAGGGTGGCTGGCGCGTCGTGCTGGCGTGGCCGGGGAACGAGCGCCACGACGGGGAGCGCGCATGA
- a CDS encoding cysteine hydrolase family protein translates to MHVLGAHAANRWRVDATRCDLSRAERLPVRPVALDAQPQHVVIDAHRSALVIVDMQNDFCSEGGYLHHRGIDITPDRAPIAPLQVLVPVLRSQGVPIVWLNWGVRRDLLNIHPSLLHAHTHDGTPPGLGERIPGGDVILREGSWGAAIVDELNPGERDIHVTKHRFSGFWDTPLDSILRNMGVCTLFFAGVNADQCVMTTLEDASFLGYDVLMLRDCVGTTSPPFCMQATEFNVQLLYGFMTDSAALMKGLAA, encoded by the coding sequence ATGCACGTCCTCGGCGCCCATGCCGCCAACCGCTGGCGGGTGGACGCCACCCGCTGCGACCTCTCGCGCGCCGAGCGCCTGCCGGTGCGCCCGGTGGCGCTGGACGCCCAGCCGCAGCACGTGGTGATCGACGCCCACCGCAGCGCGCTGGTGATCGTCGACATGCAGAACGACTTCTGCAGCGAAGGCGGCTACCTGCACCACCGCGGCATCGACATCACGCCCGACCGTGCGCCCATCGCGCCGCTGCAGGTGCTGGTGCCGGTGCTGCGGTCCCAGGGCGTGCCCATCGTCTGGCTGAACTGGGGCGTGCGGCGCGACCTGCTCAACATCCACCCGTCGCTGCTGCACGCCCACACCCACGACGGCACGCCGCCCGGCCTGGGCGAGCGCATCCCGGGCGGCGACGTCATCCTGCGCGAGGGCTCCTGGGGCGCGGCCATCGTCGACGAGCTGAACCCCGGCGAGCGCGACATCCACGTCACCAAGCACCGCTTCAGCGGCTTCTGGGACACGCCGCTGGACAGCATCCTGCGCAACATGGGCGTCTGCACGCTGTTCTTCGCCGGCGTCAACGCCGACCAGTGCGTGATGACCACGCTGGAGGACGCCAGCTTCCTGGGCTACGACGTGCTGATGCTGCGCGACTGCGTGGGCACCACCTCGCCGCCGTTCTGCATGCAGGCCACCGAGTTCAACGTCCAGCTGCTGTACGGCTTCATGACGGACTCGGCAGCGCTGATGAAGGGGTTGGCGGCATGA
- a CDS encoding BMP family ABC transporter substrate-binding protein, translating into MKTFRSLAVLFSLSAALAAPVAAATLGYIYVGPEKDYGYNTSMDIGRQYVAKNLPGTKTLHVENVPETAEVEKVMERMIRSGASIIFATSYGYLDYAVSLGKKYPKVAFLHAGGLKLGDNVGTYWANSDDAMYLAGMAAGAVSKSGKLGFIAAFPIPQVVRSINAFTLGAQAMNPKATTSVVWTGGWLLPAKEAEATNSLVDAGIDVIGEQVDSPITIAQTAEKRGIHVVGKDVDVSKLAPKAVLTGASWNWGPTMLKLTKEIQAGTWKPSHVRGDLKDGTVVLDPFGAAVPQAARATVLAKKQDILDGKFVVWSGPLAGQEGHEILPAGKPMPMEQLESMNFFVRGVIGTVK; encoded by the coding sequence ATGAAGACCTTCCGTTCGCTCGCCGTGCTGTTCTCCCTGTCCGCCGCGCTGGCAGCGCCGGTGGCGGCCGCCACCCTCGGCTACATCTACGTCGGTCCCGAGAAGGACTACGGCTACAACACCTCGATGGACATCGGCCGCCAGTACGTGGCCAAGAACCTGCCGGGCACCAAGACCCTGCACGTGGAGAACGTGCCCGAGACCGCCGAGGTGGAGAAGGTGATGGAGCGCATGATCCGTTCCGGCGCCAGCATCATCTTCGCCACCAGCTACGGCTACCTGGACTACGCCGTCTCGCTCGGCAAGAAGTACCCCAAGGTGGCCTTCCTGCACGCCGGCGGGTTGAAGCTGGGCGACAACGTCGGCACCTACTGGGCCAATTCCGACGACGCGATGTACCTCGCCGGCATGGCGGCCGGCGCGGTGAGCAAGAGCGGCAAGCTGGGCTTCATCGCCGCCTTCCCGATCCCGCAGGTGGTGCGCTCGATCAACGCGTTCACGCTCGGTGCGCAGGCCATGAACCCCAAGGCCACCACCAGCGTGGTGTGGACCGGCGGCTGGCTGCTGCCCGCCAAGGAGGCCGAGGCCACCAACTCGCTGGTCGACGCCGGCATCGATGTCATCGGCGAGCAGGTGGACAGCCCGATCACCATCGCGCAGACCGCCGAGAAGCGCGGCATCCACGTCGTCGGCAAGGACGTGGACGTGTCGAAGCTGGCGCCGAAGGCGGTGCTCACCGGCGCCTCCTGGAACTGGGGCCCGACCATGCTGAAGCTGACGAAGGAGATCCAGGCCGGGACCTGGAAGCCCAGCCATGTGCGCGGCGACCTGAAGGACGGCACCGTGGTGCTCGACCCCTTCGGCGCGGCCGTGCCGCAGGCGGCGCGCGCCACCGTGCTGGCGAAGAAGCAGGACATCCTCGACGGCAAGTTCGTCGTCTGGTCCGGGCCGCTGGCCGGCCAGGAGGGCCACGAGATCCTGCCCGCCGGCAAGCCGATGCCGATGGAGCAGCTGGAAAGCATGAACTTCTTCGTGCGTGGCGTCATCGGCACGGTGAAGTGA
- a CDS encoding c-type cytochrome — translation MRAEAAGLALAASLVAAQAVAQAPPRAATCTACHGEDGNAPVPGFPSIAGQPRLFIDNQLLMMREGLRDVPAMKPVLEGMTDDEIAALARHFAAQRPRVAAGVVAQPALQQRGAALSQRANCGSCHLPDYRGQNQVPRLSAQNEAYLLQSMKEFRDHPGPGRDTIMAATLAGMTDADLGALAHYLATKQP, via the coding sequence ATGCGCGCTGAGGCGGCCGGGCTGGCGCTGGCCGCTTCGCTGGTGGCGGCTCAGGCCGTGGCACAGGCGCCCCCGCGCGCCGCCACGTGCACCGCCTGCCACGGCGAGGACGGCAACGCGCCGGTGCCCGGCTTCCCGTCCATCGCCGGCCAGCCGCGGCTGTTCATCGACAACCAGCTGCTGATGATGCGCGAGGGCCTGCGCGACGTGCCGGCGATGAAGCCGGTGCTGGAGGGCATGACCGACGACGAGATCGCCGCCCTGGCCCGCCACTTCGCCGCCCAGCGCCCGCGGGTGGCGGCCGGCGTGGTGGCGCAGCCGGCGCTGCAGCAGCGCGGTGCGGCGCTGTCGCAGCGCGCCAACTGCGGCTCCTGCCACCTGCCGGACTACCGCGGCCAGAACCAGGTGCCGCGCCTGTCGGCGCAGAACGAGGCCTACCTGCTGCAGTCGATGAAGGAGTTCCGCGACCACCCGGGCCCGGGCCGCGACACCATCATGGCCGCCACCCTGGCCGGCATGACCGACGCGGACCTGGGGGCGCTGGCCCACTACCTGGCGACGAAGCAGCCCTGA